The Vicia villosa cultivar HV-30 ecotype Madison, WI linkage group LG1, Vvil1.0, whole genome shotgun sequence genome includes a region encoding these proteins:
- the LOC131644940 gene encoding pentatricopeptide repeat-containing protein At5g46100: protein MASKTLFKWPKQITNSLVEQLIKAEKDISKAVLMFDSATDEYTNGFRHDHKTFGAMIYRLVSVNQFRPAEGMLERMKQEECKVDEDIFLTICRGYGRVHRPLDAIRVFYKMENFQLRPTQKSYVTIFDILVEENHVKRAIGFYKEMREKGIPPSVVSLNILIKALCKNEATVESAFRIFREMPNRGCQPDSYTYGTLINGLCKLGKINQAKELLVEMEEKGLSPSVVSYTSLIHGMCQSNNLDEAIELLEEMIRNGIEPNVFTYSSLMDGLCKCGHSSQAMELLEVMVRRRHSPNMVTYSTLISGLCKEGKFREAVEILDRMRLQGLKPNAGMYGKVISGLCATSSYQEAANFIDEMVLGGISPNRASWSFHVRMHNMVVQGLCNNIDPPRAFQLYLSMRTRGISVEIGTFDCLVRCFCKRGDQHKAARILDEMILDGCIPDEGIWNVLMCGLWDRKKVREGTELLLTELKQKVIEAES, encoded by the coding sequence ATGGCCAGTAAAACTCTGTTTAAGTGGCCAAAGCAAATTACAAATTCACTAGTTGAGCAGCTAATAAAAGCAGAAAAGGACATAAGCAAAGCTGTTCTCATGTTTGATTCTGCAACAGATGAGTATACCAACGGATTTCGTCATGATCATAAAACTTTTGGTGCAATGATCTATAGGCTAGTCTCTGTGAATCAGTTTAGGCCGGCTGAAGGAATGCTGGAGAGAATGAAGCAAGAGGAGTGCAAGGTTGATGAGGATATATTTTTAACCATATGCCGAGGTTATGGACGTGTGCATAGGCCACTTGATGCCATCAGGGTTTTTTATAAGATGGAAAATTTTCAGCTTAGGCCCACTCAGAAGTCTTACGTCACAATATTTGATATTCTTGTGGAGGAAAATCATGTGAAAAGGGCGATTGGTTTTTACAAGGAGATGAGAGAAAAGGGCATTCCGCCTAGTGTTGTTTccctcaatattttgatcaaggCGCTCTGCAAAAATGAGGCGACTGTTGAGTCTGCTTTCCGGATATTTCGTGAAATGCCTAATCGTGGATGCCAGCCTGATTCGTATACATATGGTACATTGATTAATGGGCTGTGCAAGCTTGGAAAAATCAACCAGGCAAAGGAACTGTTGGTTGAAATGGAAGAGAAAGGTTTGTCGCCTTCGGTAGTTAGCTATACTAGTTTGATACATGGCATGTGTCAATCTAATAATTTGGATGAAGCTATAGAATTGCTCGAAGAGATGATAAGAAATGGCATTGAGCCAAATGTTTTTACTTATAGTTCTTTAATGGATGGTTTGTGTAAATGTGGCCATTCATCACAAGCAATGGAGTTGTTAGAAGTCATGGTTAGAAGACGTCATTCGCCTAACATGGTCACTTATAGTACGTTAATCAGTGGACTGTGTAAAGAAGGAAAGTTTAGAGAAGCGGTGGAGATTCTTGACAGGATGAGGCTTCAAGGATTGAAACCAAATGCAGGGATGTACGGGAAGGTAATAAGTGGCCTCTGTGCTACAAGCAGCTATCAAGAAGCTGCAAACTTCATTGATGAGATGGTTCTTGGCGGTATCTCACCTAATCGAGCAAGTTGGAGCTTTCATGTTAGAATGCATAATATGGTGGTTCAAGGTCTTTGTAATAATATTGATCCACCTCGCGCATTCCAATTGTATCTTAGTATGCGTACTAGGGGTATCTCTGTTGAGATTGGTACTTTTGACTGTTTAGTCAGATGCTTTTGCAAGAGAGGAGACCAGCACAAAGCTGCGCGGATTCTGGACGAGATGATATTAGACGGCTGTATTCCCGATGAGGGAATATGGAATGTATTAATGTGTGGACTTTGGGATCGGAAAAAAGTGAGAGAAGGCACCGAGCTATTGTTGACTGAGCTGAAGCAAAAAGTTATTGAAGCTGAGAGTTGA
- the LOC131596196 gene encoding uncharacterized protein LOC131596196, protein MDEAGSSSGSRTRLTRVSSSRQEEVREDEEEVRYEEDEEIPDADPPHGEEEDDGFPGGPRDISLLISYHDHVARRFREGEERPTIKSVYHTRKIFDLFKPEAQWFNDVCLLHLPIRGSLLHHSRIQRVEAIEWMVNYLGMDHNMDDYDCRVTSGAHIRFSNLRDLYENYLVAAAESEQ, encoded by the exons ATGGATGAGGCTGGTTCCTCTTCTGGATCGAGGACTCGATTGACTCGAGTGTCTTCTTCCCGTCAGGAGGAGGTAcgagaggatgaggaggaggtgagaTACGAGGAGGATGAGGAGATACCTGATGCTGACCCTCCGCacggagaggaggaggatgatggcTTCCCGGGAGGTCCTAGGGACATTTCCTTGCTCATTTCCTACCACGACCACGTCGCTCGACGTTTccgggagggagag gaaaggCCGACGATAAAATCCGTTTACCACACACGGAAGATTTTTGATCTGTTTAAACCAGAGGCccagtggtttaatgatgtg TGTCTGCTCCACCTGCCAATCAGAGGGAGTCTGCTGCACCATTCCCGGATACAGAGGGTCGAGGCGATTGAGTGGATGGTCAACTATCTAGGTATGGACCATAACATGGATGACTATGATTGTCGGGTGACGAGTGGGGCTCATATCCGGTTCTCCAACTTGAGAGACCTGTATGAGAACTacttggtggcggcggccgagtcCGAGCAGTAG
- the LOC131644941 gene encoding protein DMP6-like, whose protein sequence is MDINLEINDDSANNDEQKQPLLQNAEVPEAERSLVQKALSSANNDEQKQPLLRNAEVPEAERNLIQQAISSTFQSTAHLANLLPTGTVLAFQLLSPIFTNIGNCDSVSKSMTSVLVTLCGASCFLLNFTDSFRDSKGNICYGFATFKGLWVIDGSTKLPPQVSEKYRIRYIDFMHAMMSILVFAAIALFDQNVVNCFFPEPSNEIQEILTALPVAIGVFCSMLFVTFPTERHGIGFPLSTS, encoded by the coding sequence ATGGACATCAATTTAGAAATCAACGATGATTCTGCAAATAATGATGAACAAAAGCAACCACTTCTCCAAAACGCAGAGGTTCCAGAGGCGGAGAGGAGCCTTGTACAGAAAGCTTTAAGTTCTGCAAATAATGATGAACAGAAGCAACCACTTTTGCGAAACGCGGAGGTTCCAGAGGCTGAGAGGAACCTGATACAGCAAGCTATAAGTTCAACATTTCAAAGTACGGCGCACTTGGCAAACCTTTTACCTACAGGCACTGTTCTAGCTTTCCAACTTCTGTCACCAATTTTTACAAATATTGGCAACTGTGACTCTGTCAGCAAGTCCATGACTTCTGTACTTGTGACTCTCTGTGGTGCTTCATGCTTCCTGCTAAACTTTACTGATAGCTTTAGAGACAGCAAGGGGAACATATGTTATGGTTTTGCCACCTTTAAGGGCTTGTGGGTCATTGATGGATCAACCAAACTTCCACCTCAAGTTTCTGAAAAATATCGCATACGGTATATAGACTTTATGCATGCAATGATGTCGATTTTGGTATTTGCAGCAATTGCATTATTTGATCAGAATGTGGTGAATTGCTTCTTTCCAGAACCATCAAATGAGATACAGGAAATCTTAACGGCATTGCCTGTGGCAATTGGCGTTTTTTGCAGCATGCTTTTCGTTACGTTTCCTACTGAGAGACATGGAATTGGCTTCCCCCTTTCAACAAGTTAA